The following proteins are encoded in a genomic region of Diabrotica virgifera virgifera chromosome 1, PGI_DIABVI_V3a:
- the LOC114327612 gene encoding protein YIPF7, which yields MGDYINSNQQDYYWSQQNPPNNQGYYEQDYTQFQNQTLEFNTNIEYNDQAFSNTPQMLIPEQYDNIGKGEDEFDEPPLLEELEIYPDRILEKILAVLNPLRGHSLADDAEYLTKDSDVVGPILFCLLLAANLFLAGKSGYIYGISMISCILMYALLSLMSPDNGTFSLSIVGSILGYCLIPIVALSSLGIFFRLNGPTGLFLAILTIAWSSLSASRLFIAVSGDKEQQPLIAYPCMLVYGVITLLVLF from the exons atGGGAGATTATATTAATTCAAACCAACAGGACTATTATTGGTCCCAACAGAATCCCCCAAACAACCAAGGGTATTATGAACAGGACTACACCCAGTTCCAAAATCAAACTTTAG AATTCAACACAAATATTGAATACAATGATCAGGCATTTTCCAATACACCTCAAATGCTTATTCCTGAGCAATATGACAATATAGGAAAAGGTGAAGATGAATTTGATGAGCCACCCTTACTAGAAGAGTTAGAAATCTATCCGGATCGtatattagaaaaaatattggcgGTTTTGAACCCTCTACGAGGCCACAGCCTAGCCGATGATGCTGAATACCTTACAAAAGACTCTGATGTAGTTGGACCCATATTATTTTGTCTTCTATTAGCTGCCAATTTATTCTTAGCTGGAAAGAGTGGTTACATATATGGTATCTCAATGATATCGTGCATACTAATGTATGCTCTGTTGTCGTTGATGTCACCAGACAACGGAACATTTAGCCTTTCTATCGTAGGAAGCATTTTAGGATACTGTCTCATTCCAATAGTTGCATTATCGAGCTTAGGAATATTTTTTAGGCTCAATGGTCCTACTGGATTATTCCTGGCTATTCTGACTATTGCTTGGTCAAGTTTATCTGCATCTAGATTATTTATTGCTGTTTCTGGAGATAAGGAGCAGCAACCTCTCATTGCTTACCCCTGCATGCTGGTATATGGAGTCATTACTTTGTTAGTactattttaa
- the LOC114327611 gene encoding geranylgeranyl transferase type-1 subunit beta produces the protein METENIHKFAPELHKKYLLFILNGKLPSSNSSMDTNRSVLMYFAVSGLDILGEIENIPKERRQSIIEWIYSLQIINKEEPISGFQGSTTLNTDNNKERYGIYKCSHIAHTYVCLTTLLILGDDLKRVNRQAILNSLKTLQLPDGSFKGAIDGVESDMRFSYCAACICYILDDWSCIDIDAMVDFILNSISYDGGIGQGPELESHCGSTFCAVAALALSNNLDKLSRAQFNALRRWLLFRFDGGFSGRPNKPIDTCYSFWTGGALKILNAYDFIHNSNNNQFVLMTQDRYGGFSKWVNVVPDPMHTYLGLAGLSLMDFGGLSEMYCELNITKRTFDHLTDIQGTIK, from the exons atggaAACAGAAAATATTCATAAATTTGCCCCAGAACTGCACAAAAAGTATTTATtattcatattaaatggtaaattgCCATCTTCTAACAGCTCAATGGACACAAATAG ATCAGTGCTTATGTACTTTGCTGTATCAGGCTTGGATATATTAGGAGAAATTGAGAATATTCCAAAAGAAAGAAGACAGTCAATTATAGAGTGGATATATTCCTTGCAGATTATTAATAAAGAAG aaccAATAAGTGGTTTTCAAGGATCAACAACTCTAAATACAGATAACAATAAGGAAAGATATGGTATTTATAAATGCTCCCATATAGCCCATACTTATGTATGTTTAACAACTTTATTAATACTTGGAGATGATTTGAAAAGAGTCAATAGGCAGGCTATTTTAAATA GTCTTAAAACATTACAGTTACCAGATGGATCATTTAAAGGTGCTATAGATGGAGTAGAAAGTGATATGAGGTTTTCATACTGTGCAGCCTGCATTTGTTACATATTGGATGATTGGAGTTGTATAGACATAGATGCTATGGTAGATTTTATATTGAACAGTATT TCATATGATGGAGGAATTGGTCAGGGACCAGAACTGGAATCACATTGTGGCTCAACATTCTGCGCAGTCGCAGCCTTAGCTTTAAGCAACAACCTAGATAAACTATCCAGAGCACAATTTAATGCATTAAGACGTTGGCTTCTGTTCAGATTTGACGGAGGCTTCAGTGGTAGACCCAACAAACCTATCGACACATGTTATTCCTTCTGGACTGGGGGAgccttgaaaattttaaacgcctACGATTTTATTCACAATAGCAATAACAATCAATTTGTTTTAATGACCCAGGATAGGTATGGCGGTTTTTCCAAATGGGTAAACGTAGTACCAGATCCCATGCACACATATCTTGGATTAGCGGGCTTAAGTCTAATGGATTTTGGCGGTTTGAGTGAAATGTACTGTGAATTAAACATTACTAAAAGGACTTTTGATCATCTTACAGATATTCAGGGGACAATAAAGTAA